In Candidatus Binataceae bacterium, the DNA window GGGCGCGGGCGGCGCGGCGCGCGTCGCGATCGGCGGCGTCGGACACGCGCCGGTTGTGCTCGACGTGAGCGCCCAGATGCGCGGCGGCGCGAGCAACGACGCGCTCAACGCGATCGCCGGCCGGGTTTACGAAGCCACGGCCGGCGCGCCGGAGGATCTCAACGCGACCGCTGAGTACCGGCGCCGGATGGCGTCGGTTTACGCGCGGCGCGCTCTCGCGGCGGCAGCGGTCTGACAGTGAACCAAACTGGAACGAGGAAGCGGCGGTGAAGACAGCGCTTGAAGTTTCGGTCAACGGCGAACGGCGCCGGCTCGAAGTGGACAACCGCATGGTGCTGGCGGACATGTTGCGCGACGTGCTCGGGCTGACCGGTACTCACGTCGGCTGCGGCACCGGCAGCTGCGGCGCGTGCACGGTGATGCTCAACGGGCGCACGGTCAAGTCGTGCTCGGTACTGGCGGCCGACGTTGACGGCGACGCGATAACCACCATCGAAGGGCTCGCCCGCGACGCCGAACATCTCCATCCGGTGCAGGAATCCTTCGTCCGCAATCACGGCTTGCAGTGCGGTTACTGTACGCCGGGGATGGTGATGTCGGCGCTGCAACTGCTCAAAGACAACCCGGACCCGGACGAGGCCGCGATCCGCCACGGGATCGCCGGCAATCTCTGCCGCTGCACCGGCTATCACTTTATCGTGCGCGCGATCCGCGAGGCCGCGGTATCGCAGCGAGCGCAGCCTGCCAAAGCCGACGGCTGAAAAGTAGCACACCACCCTGACTGCCAGAAGCGGAGGACATATGCCGAGGACTACGAAGCGGGCTGGTCGCGGGCGCATTAGAATGCGCAGGCCTGGGGCACGTCGCGGCGCGATGGCGGCGCAAACGAGGCGAACGATCGACCCCGGATGGGGATGGGACGACCGCCTGCCGCTTGCCCAGGCCAAGCAGGTCGGTGATACGATTTACGTCTCGGGACAAATCGCCTACGACGCCGGCGGCAAACTGGTCGGCGAAGGCGACATGAAAGCGCAGACCCGTCAGGCCTTCGAAAACATCAGGGCCATCCTCGATAGCGCGGGCAGCGGCCTGAAAGATATCGTCAAGATCAACACCTACATCACCGACCGCTCGAAATTCATGGACATGATCGCGGCCCGTTCCGAGGTATTCGGCAACGATCCGCCCGCCAGCACGGCCGTGGTTGTTCAGGCGCTGGCGTTTCCGGAGCTGCTGGTTGAAATCGAAGCGATCGCAGTCAAGCGCGCATAGCGCCGCAAGGACATCACATGCTGCTCGAGCTGAACCCGGAACAGCAGCGCGTCGTTTCAGTGGCAAGCGAGCTGGCGAGCGAGTTTGCCTCGCGCGCGGAACAGCATGATCGCGAGGGCAGCTTTCCCTTCGAGAACGTCGCGCGGCTCAAGGAAGCCGGTTATACGGCGCTGACCACGCCGAGAGAGTACGGTGGATGGGGCGCGTCGCCGCTGACCTTCGTCCTCGCGCAGGAGCGGCTCGTGCAGGGATGCTGCGCCACCGCGTTCGCGATCAATATGCATTGCAACACGGTGCGGTTCTATACGCCGTTCATGACTTCCGCGCAGAAGGATCTCTACCTGGGCAATGTCGGCCGCAAGCGTATGCTGATGAACGGATTCTACACCGAGGGCGGCGGCGCACGGTCGATCCTGTCGCCCAGCACCAGGGCACGGAAGGTGGCCGGCGGATATATACTTAACGGACAGAAAGTATTCTGCACTCTTGCGCCCGTGGTTGACTATTTCGGGATCAGCACCTCACTCGAGGGCTATTCGGGCGCGGCTTCCGGCGGATGCGTGTTCCTCCTGCCGCGCGACACACCTGGCCTCGAAGTGATCGAGAACTGGGACGCGATGGGAATGCGGGCGACCGGGAGCCATACGATCATGATTCGCGATGTCTTCGCGACATCGGATCAATTGATCGGCGAGGAGGGACACTTCTTCGAAGAATTCGTCCGGGTGGCGCACTGGTATTGCCTGTCGTTCTCGGCGATCTACCTCGGCATCGGGCAGGCCGCCTACAACTACGTCCTGGAGTACGCGCGCACACGCAAGTTGCAGAAAAGCGGCGCGCTGGTCGGCATTCTGCCGGCCACCCGTTTCGCGCTGGGCGAGATGTACAATCGGCTCGACGCCTGCCGCACGCTCATCTACACGCTGGCGCGCGAGATGGCTGACGGACCGGTCTACGGTGAGCGCCAGGTGATGATGATCGAGATGCTGCGCACCTTCGTCGCCGAAAACATGCTCGAGGTTGCCAACCTGGCGACGCGGATCGCTGGCGGTCAGGGCTATCTCAAGGGAAATCCGCTCGAACGCTACTTCCGCGACATCCGCTCGGCCCCGCTGCACACGCTCAAGCGCGACGAGGTGCTCGAAATGATCGCCGCCGCCGAACTAGGCTTCTGAGGCTAAGCCGCGCGCGGCGCGGCGGCCGACTAGGACGCCTGCTTTTGCTCGTGCGCGCGCGCCAGCGGGCGCCGTTCGCCGTCCGGCGCGGCGCCGTTGCGCTCCTTGTGTGCGCCGTCGGACTGCATCGCGCAGTAGCCTTCGAAGGCCGCTCCCTCATGCACGATAAGCTTGGGGGTGGTCAGATTGCCGGAGACCTTGGCCGAGGCATGAATTTCGAGGCGCTGGCTCGCCACGATCTCGCCGCTCACGGTGCCAGCCACGACGATGGAGGATGCCTTTATCTTGGCCGTCACCACCGCGCTCTCGCCGATAAGCAGGCCGTCGCGGGCGATTATCTCGCCGTCGATCTGGCCGTCGATGCGCGCGGCTTCTTCGAATTCGAGCCTGCCGCTGATCTTGCATCCCTGATCGAGATAGGCGCGGGCTTCGGAGGACGGTCTGCGCGGTGCCGAGAACGGTTCCGAGGCGGGCGTGGCGGCCAGCTTGGCAGGCGCGGCGCCGCTTTCGATCAGCGCCTGGACCGGCGCTATCGGCGGGGGCGGCTGATTTTCTGGCATCCGTTCACGACGGACCGCCTCCGGCTCCCGGGCCATCTGTTCCTTGTTGAAAAGCGCCATCATCCCCTCCCTGGCGGGCCGCGAGAGGCCCCCGCTCAAGCCGTTTAATTCTCGCTGTCCGAATCCGCAGCG includes these proteins:
- a CDS encoding (2Fe-2S)-binding protein yields the protein MKTALEVSVNGERRRLEVDNRMVLADMLRDVLGLTGTHVGCGTGSCGACTVMLNGRTVKSCSVLAADVDGDAITTIEGLARDAEHLHPVQESFVRNHGLQCGYCTPGMVMSALQLLKDNPDPDEAAIRHGIAGNLCRCTGYHFIVRAIREAAVSQRAQPAKADG
- a CDS encoding polymer-forming cytoskeletal protein, which translates into the protein MALFNKEQMAREPEAVRRERMPENQPPPPIAPVQALIESGAAPAKLAATPASEPFSAPRRPSSEARAYLDQGCKISGRLEFEEAARIDGQIDGEIIARDGLLIGESAVVTAKIKASSIVVAGTVSGEIVASQRLEIHASAKVSGNLTTPKLIVHEGAAFEGYCAMQSDGAHKERNGAAPDGERRPLARAHEQKQAS
- a CDS encoding acyl-CoA dehydrogenase family protein: MLLELNPEQQRVVSVASELASEFASRAEQHDREGSFPFENVARLKEAGYTALTTPREYGGWGASPLTFVLAQERLVQGCCATAFAINMHCNTVRFYTPFMTSAQKDLYLGNVGRKRMLMNGFYTEGGGARSILSPSTRARKVAGGYILNGQKVFCTLAPVVDYFGISTSLEGYSGAASGGCVFLLPRDTPGLEVIENWDAMGMRATGSHTIMIRDVFATSDQLIGEEGHFFEEFVRVAHWYCLSFSAIYLGIGQAAYNYVLEYARTRKLQKSGALVGILPATRFALGEMYNRLDACRTLIYTLAREMADGPVYGERQVMMIEMLRTFVAENMLEVANLATRIAGGQGYLKGNPLERYFRDIRSAPLHTLKRDEVLEMIAAAELGF
- a CDS encoding RidA family protein; the protein is MAAQTRRTIDPGWGWDDRLPLAQAKQVGDTIYVSGQIAYDAGGKLVGEGDMKAQTRQAFENIRAILDSAGSGLKDIVKINTYITDRSKFMDMIAARSEVFGNDPPASTAVVVQALAFPELLVEIEAIAVKRA